Genomic window (Capsicum annuum cultivar UCD-10X-F1 chromosome 10, UCD10Xv1.1, whole genome shotgun sequence):
ACGTTCTTCTGTACTTCTGAGTTTATGCCATAATTTGTctttttttctctcctattttatttctttctctctAGTTTGATGATGCGTTACTTAGGTGAAGATGCAGTGTTGGGTTTAACTAAAATAGGACTTGCTATAGTACCAGGGTATACCTCAATTACACATTATATGTTTGCTTATACAAAATCTGTAAATTTGGTGAAGGATGTGTTATGTTCTAATTTTATCAGATCAGCTGGATATTTCCAttaacagcctcttgcagaaatgcagggtaaggtTGCATACAAATCAAACCTTGAGGTTTGGCCCTTCCCTAGATCCCGCTTTCCTTTAGTTGATATTCCACTATTTTGAATTCACTTCATCACTTTTACCATTCATAAGTTTCCAATACTGGCCGAAAGATAAGTGGGAAAAATGCTGGATCAATAGGTATGTGCGTGACTTGTTAGAGCTTATTTGTCAAGTGGAGGGGGATCCTTGTTTTCCCAAGcccctcctccttctcctccgtGTCTCTCTCTGTCCTTCTCCCGTGGTACCTCCTCAATAATTCCATTTGGTCATGCAAGGATTGTCAATTACTGCGTTCCTGCTGGTAAGGCTCGTCTCAAGGCGCTTGAACTTGCTAGGGATATTAATCAGAAGGTTAGACTTTAGttattgataaattatgtttgatgtaTTTATGCACTGTGGCACCCATTATGATTCACGAACTAAGGataaaaagagaaacataacAGACTACGCCACttcctatatatataaaagatatcCATACTGTGCTGTACATAGATAATTGCCAGTAATCCAAAGATCCAGTTGAAGTAATTTTGACACAGTACTTTTTTGTGCCTTTTTGACCTTTTATAAGGTATTACCCTTCAAGGTCATAAAGAATATTTGTGCTGCTCGTTCTTTTCTTTTGTGCACTTTTGAATGATAGTAAGGCTCTTCTTTGGAATTTCATCCTCTTCCTTGGACCTTAAGTTAATGGAATTGACTAATCCtttgcttgtttgttttcctctttctGCACCTTCCGACAATTTTTTTCTGCCTTTGTCTTCTTTTTTTCCGATCTTGTTTCATACACTTACACacaaactaaaaaattatttgtggTAGATATTCACTGTAATTGCATTGTTAGTTCCCTTGACAAATGACAGTTGAATACTTGAATCGTGATTCAAACTTTTATTCATGTTGCTGCAGATCAGCTGCCTTCACCTGAGATAGATGCATTATCGAAATAGGTTAGCTTTTCTTTTTTGTCATGTAATAGTAGTTAAATATTTCCATTAATTTTGCTTTGCGGTTTAATCTTCGAAGCTACTATGCTTACACATCCACATTTGTTGCTTTTTTGGAATTTATCCAAAATTGTGgaggaaaaaatatattaaagttgTAATAGGAGAATGTTTTCATGCACAAAATCAGGATGTGAAAGAGTTAAAGCACTAAATGATTTGGAATTACAAAGTACTTGATTATCTTCTTTGATCTTTTCTTGTATTACTTAAGTAGACGTTCCTTCGTCAAGTTGAACAAAAAATGGTAGGTAATTCATATATATTTtgcaaaaactttatttttttgatgtttttgattaCTTGATACAGGATGGCAACAAAGCCAGCATCAAACAATGCAAATCTACCCACCGTGCAGATGCACAGACCTGTTAACTAGGCACATTTTGCTAGGTAGAATTGCTTCCAGAGTCACCATTCCAATCGCAGTGCGTTCCTTTCTAAGCTGTGCCGGTTAAATTCTTTTTATCTACACCTATCCAAGTGTCCTGTACAAATGACAAAAATTGCTTTTAAGTGTAGGATTCTTTCGTCTCCCTTCTATATTTTCACTTCGTCGGGTTTCCATGTCAAAGTTACATTGATTTGAAGAATTTGCAGTTGCAGGTGTGTGCCTAAAATCTTCTTCTTGGGCTTTCTGCCTCACCCACTATGTTCTTCCATTTTGgtcatttacatttttttttatctttttatcgtCTAAGCTGTTTTAAAATGGCTATATCCAAGTAGAAATTTGAAAGTTCGATGTGCTTTAGTGGAAAGAGTATATTGATCAAATCAATGCCTAATTTCATTTACCGTTCTTTTGAAAGAGCGTGTTGAGAAAATGATAAAATGTGTTGGATTGAAGTTGACTGTGAAGGACCAGATCTCGATCTTTAAAATCTTAAGCCTGTTTGGTTAAAATAAGTGATTTTATGAACCTTTAAAATCGAACCTTCTATTTCAAGAAGATAAATAAGATGGACTTATTCTTTTCCCCTGATTATATCTTTCTGTCCAAAATACACACATAAAAAACTTAATGTACATATATCAGAATAAAACAAATTAGTCCATGTAAATGTCTGTGAAAGTAAATGAAATGCAATGACTTGGACAATAGTTGAATCTAAAGTAGTTGTGTATCTTCAGAACCTGCAAACATGAACATTTAAAGTTAGTCTCATATTACATACTCGAAagactaatttattttttatatcaggTAATCATATGTATTGTATCTCACCTAATATCTCTTTGTAGATGATGTTTTTTCTGTATGTTCCTTTTTGTCACTTTGGTTGCTGTGTCATAACCAAAACTTTATTCGTTGACATTGATATTCCCCTTGAGAGTGGAACGTACAGTTGTCCATGTGAAAAAACATGTCGCAGCAAGTACAATCCAACAGTTGGTATTGTTTGTCCTTGTGCTTTGTTTATCGTCATCGAAAAGCACAATCATACGGAAAATTATTGTTTAATGAATTTGAATGGGTAACCTTCATTTTCGGGAGGTGATAGCTGGATTCATGGGATAAACACATGCTTGAAAGCATTTTGGCCCATCATTATTTCTGCATGTATGGCATTCTTGTCAAACCCTCTGTATATCATTCTTGTTCCATTGCACAAACCATTGGAAGCATCTAAATTTCTCAGTAACATGATATGCATATTTCTTTTCAACACCGATCTGCATATACGTAAAAGATACTTTGATAAAAAATTTCACTTAAGAAAGATATCCAATGATGATTGAAGGTTTATATTCATAAGTTGATCAAATACATAGTAACATCTTTCTAGAGTAAATAAGCAACCATAACTaacaaaattttttcaaaagattACACTTGTATGAATCTCCAAATGctgcaaaaaaaatagaaaaaatgattaGATTTGACCGAAAACATTAGTTTTTTTCTGCAGGTATAAGCGTTGCTGATCATGAGCAGTAACATTTCACCTAATGGGGTGGCTAAACAAAATTTTCAAAGGTTCTAATCATAAAGTTTTAGAAGGCCAATATGACTGGATATGTGAAGGACAGACAGAGGGAGATGATCTATCTACCATAGAGGTAAGTGTGACATTAAAATAATGTGAAATGAGCTCATCATCCAGATAAATTGGCATCCTTTCCTATGTATTTACTAAGGAAATTCCTAAAATAACGGATATGCCTTTAAattgtttactttatttgtaATATTGATGAGAATATTTGGAAATTTGGATTACTAAAACTTGGCAAGCGTAAGGaattttaattatcatattaatAGGTAGTGTTGTATGGTTGGTGATCTATCCATTAATACAGGAAGGTCGTGTCGATATCAAGTAGATGCTGTTCTTCTTGTGCTGTTTATGGCAAAGGGCATTAGTGTGTGCTTTATTCTATAACTGAGAAACTACTGTTAATGGATTGTGATCATGGAATGACACCTTAATCCGATTCAAGCTTTGCAAAACAAATCGGTGGCCAGGTAAAAGAATGTGACTATACTTTTTCCAACAATATTTCACTACCTTCTTAATCCAATTCTGAAGCATAGCATCTTAATTTGTATATCAATGTGTTGTTTCTGTTCCTATCTGTTTATCGTGTTGTTATGTAGTGTTTGTTCTGTTTCTTTGAGTGGAGAGTTAGTGATCCTTTTATACAGTTAGAAAAATAGGGATTGATAGAGAGATGGAGT
Coding sequences:
- the LOC124885161 gene encoding probable enoyl-CoA hydratase 2, mitochondrial translates to MIPSKVLDFVSTLRSTFSFLEALHIPTIATVEGITLGRGLEMAMSCDIWICGEDAVLGLTKIGLAIVPGAYLSSGGGSLFSQAPPPSPPCLSLSFSRGTSSIIPFGHARIVNYCVPAGKARLKALELARDINQKDGNKASIKQCKSTHRADAQTC